A window from Bufo bufo chromosome 1, aBufBuf1.1, whole genome shotgun sequence encodes these proteins:
- the LOC120987098 gene encoding olfactory receptor 5V1-like: protein MKNQTTISSFLIMSLSDNQKIIYVLFIVFLLIYLMTVITNVFIIFLVISRAHLHRPMYFFLGNLAFLDMSYSSVTAPRMLFHLTTQRWSISFKDCIAQMFFVIYFASSEAFLLSSMSYDRYIAICRPLHYSKLMSWSMCTQMMSLVWFSGLLMPTIFTLCLRRLTFCGPNFINNFFCDLPHLLQLSCTDPSINFLVLIVFGAVLGTIALMGTFYSYVKIFSTVFKALTLDGKRKTFSTCTSHLTVVIVFYACITFVYLVPNSSNLLTLNRVVTVIYTLITPLLNPLIYSLKNKDIKVALRRTLHIDGSGTHT from the coding sequence ATGAAGAACCAAACAACAATCTCCAGCTTTCTTATCATGAGTCTATCTGATAATCAGAAGATTATCTATGTCCTCTTCATCGTCTTCCTCCTCATCTATCTGATGACCGTCATAACCAATGTTTTTATCATTTTTCTAGTTATTTCTCGTGCTCATCTTCACAGACCCATGTATTTCTTTCTTGGAAACTTAGCATTCTTGGACATGTCTTACTCATCAGTCACTGCGCCAAGGATGCTCTTCCATCTCACAACCCAACGTTGGTCCATCTCCTTCAAAGATTGCATAGCACAAATGTTCTTTGTGATTTATTTTGCAAGCTCGGAGGCTTTCTTGTTGTCCTCCATGTCTTATGACCGATATATAGCTATCTGCCGCCCTCTTCATTACTCTAAGCTCATGTCTTGGAGCATGTGTACTCAGATGATGTCTTTGGTTTGGTTTTCTGGCCTACTCATGCCCACCATTTTTACTTTATGTTTAAGAAGGTTGACGTTCTGTGGTCCCAACTTCATCAATAATTTCTTTTGTGATCTGCCCCATTTGCTTCAGCTTTCTTGTACTGATCCTTCCATAAATTTTCTAGTCTTAATAGTTTTTGGTGCTGTTCTTGGCACCATAGCCCTTATGGGCACATTTTATTCGTACGTTAAAATTTTTAGCACAGTGTTTAAAGCTCTGACCCTTGATGGAAAACGTAAAACTTTCTCCACCTGTACATCTCATCTTACtgtggtcattgtattttatgcGTGTATAACTTTTGTCTACCTTGTACCTAACTCAAGTAATCTTCTTACATTGAACCGAGTTGTCACTGTCATATACACACTAATCACACCCTTACTCAACCCCTTAATCTACAGCCTAAAGAATAAAGACATTAAAGTCGCACTGAGGAGAACTTTACATATAGATGGTTCAGGAACACACACATGA